One Corallococcus exiguus DNA segment encodes these proteins:
- a CDS encoding CotH kinase family protein translates to MGQARRGSPHVATALLVLALGVAASGCQPQGPWGSAVPECTGTEGAAREDAALSLGQDPRRYVEEDGLPVLHLYVADSLPDDDDYQAARVFYRGRCYVSRARYRGATSKDFPKRSFTLDFRDGQSFDEPLLAAGFSGRRKVVLISPFNDNSYLRARLGFTLWGLMSPDHLQVKTFSAVVYLNGRYHGLYTVADHVDRHSLSAQGMDVQGELFKAVGPDANFSRRDASGRPKASLHLGYEKKEGEPEEGAGAYASIEQLTDFVAGTPAERFRAERGAWMQVEDYEDWWILVRLAALSDSVTKNAYHFRAQGQARRWRYIPWDLDASFGQNWDTTRQAPDVSASFTEENLLLARMLEDPAIRHPLRERLHTLLHTTLHRDVVQGLIATYAAEVDRAARKDETHWGEAYRHFPRWNQRTDLLGFEDEVKYLRDWVDAHWALLDEEFH, encoded by the coding sequence ATGGGACAAGCGAGGCGGGGGTCCCCGCACGTCGCCACGGCCCTGCTGGTGCTGGCGCTGGGAGTGGCCGCGTCCGGCTGCCAGCCCCAGGGGCCCTGGGGGTCCGCCGTTCCCGAATGCACCGGGACGGAGGGCGCCGCCCGCGAAGACGCCGCTCTCTCGCTGGGACAGGATCCGCGCCGCTACGTCGAGGAGGATGGGCTGCCGGTGCTCCACCTCTACGTGGCGGACTCCCTGCCGGATGACGACGACTACCAGGCGGCGCGCGTCTTCTATCGCGGACGCTGCTACGTCTCCCGGGCCCGGTATCGCGGCGCGACGTCCAAGGACTTCCCCAAGCGCAGCTTCACGCTCGACTTCCGCGACGGGCAGTCCTTCGACGAGCCCCTGCTCGCGGCTGGCTTCTCTGGCCGGCGCAAGGTGGTGTTGATCAGCCCCTTCAATGACAACTCATACCTCCGCGCGAGGCTGGGCTTCACCTTGTGGGGCCTCATGTCTCCCGACCACCTCCAGGTGAAGACCTTCAGCGCGGTCGTCTATCTGAACGGGCGCTATCACGGGCTCTACACGGTGGCGGACCACGTCGACCGTCACTCGCTCTCCGCGCAGGGAATGGATGTCCAGGGAGAGCTCTTCAAGGCCGTGGGCCCCGACGCCAACTTCTCCCGGCGGGACGCGTCCGGCAGGCCCAAGGCCTCACTGCATCTGGGCTACGAAAAGAAGGAGGGCGAGCCCGAGGAGGGAGCCGGCGCCTACGCGAGCATCGAGCAGCTCACCGACTTCGTGGCGGGGACCCCTGCGGAGCGCTTCCGCGCGGAGCGCGGCGCCTGGATGCAGGTGGAGGACTACGAGGACTGGTGGATCCTGGTGCGACTGGCGGCGCTGTCCGACTCCGTGACGAAGAACGCCTACCACTTCCGCGCGCAAGGGCAGGCGCGGCGCTGGCGCTACATCCCCTGGGACCTGGATGCGAGCTTCGGGCAGAACTGGGACACCACGCGACAGGCCCCGGACGTGAGTGCCTCCTTCACGGAGGAGAACCTCCTGCTCGCCCGGATGTTGGAGGACCCCGCCATCCGCCACCCCCTCCGCGAGCGCCTCCACACGCTGCTCCACACCACACTCCACCGGGACGTCGTCCAGGGGCTCATCGCCACCTATGCCGCCGAGGTCGACCGCGCGGCACGGAAGGATGAAACACACTGGGGTGAGGCCTATCGCCACTTCCCGCGATGGAACCAGCGCACGGACCTCCTCGGCTTCGAGGACGAGGTGAAGTACCTCCGTGACTGGGTGGATGCCCATTGGGCGCTCCTGGACGAGGAGTTCCACTGA
- a CDS encoding methyltransferase produces the protein MDFQARLEALTHQLRPWSPLWSRSILQGWPGSGAAFPEDWLAYARSLDEAGERQLDQGVLVGAPPPSLAALVGALQELTALPWHEGVHPLTVAQTQGLSVKKTHELERVLALLAPRTRFIQQAVDIGGGMGHLARLCARTFGWTFHSIDRDAALQDKGRRWLGRTPSPGGDTLSFIEASVEDGPQPRIDPLFSGRDRASIGLHTCGPLALTQLRKSQGAGFVLNIGCCYDKLEAPRDFPVSRFGGAHPLPFTPHALALTTRGRHHKTKVEFARMKQVYAWRFAFHLLSRQHFPERGFVRAGDAPRALYAGRFAAYARDRLERLGLDANMTDAELEAFEVSVRAETRDLLLCHLLRDRFARALEVVLLLDRALLLEELGFQVDFLQLFDPRLSPRNLALIASRSA, from the coding sequence ATGGACTTCCAGGCGCGACTCGAGGCGCTCACGCACCAACTCCGGCCCTGGTCCCCTCTCTGGTCCCGCTCCATCCTCCAGGGCTGGCCTGGGTCCGGCGCCGCCTTTCCCGAGGACTGGCTGGCCTACGCCCGGTCGCTCGATGAAGCGGGCGAGCGACAGCTGGACCAAGGAGTGCTCGTGGGCGCACCGCCTCCGTCACTGGCCGCGCTGGTGGGCGCGCTCCAGGAGCTGACGGCGCTGCCCTGGCACGAGGGCGTTCACCCGCTGACGGTCGCGCAGACGCAGGGACTCAGCGTCAAGAAGACCCACGAGCTCGAGCGGGTGCTCGCCCTGCTCGCGCCCAGGACGCGCTTCATCCAGCAGGCGGTCGATATTGGCGGCGGCATGGGACATCTTGCCCGCCTCTGTGCGCGGACGTTCGGGTGGACCTTCCACAGCATCGACCGGGACGCCGCGTTGCAGGACAAGGGACGGCGGTGGCTGGGGAGAACCCCCTCCCCGGGTGGGGACACCCTGAGCTTCATCGAAGCCTCCGTCGAGGACGGGCCCCAACCGCGAATCGATCCGCTCTTCTCCGGCCGGGACCGGGCCTCCATCGGTCTGCACACCTGCGGACCGCTCGCCCTCACGCAGCTCCGCAAGAGCCAGGGGGCGGGCTTCGTCCTGAACATCGGCTGCTGCTACGACAAACTGGAGGCCCCGCGAGACTTCCCCGTCTCCCGCTTCGGAGGCGCCCATCCGCTGCCCTTCACCCCGCATGCCCTGGCGCTGACGACGCGGGGACGGCATCACAAGACCAAGGTGGAGTTCGCGCGGATGAAGCAGGTGTACGCGTGGCGCTTCGCGTTCCATCTCCTGTCGAGGCAACACTTTCCCGAGCGCGGCTTCGTCAGGGCAGGAGACGCGCCCCGGGCGCTCTATGCCGGACGCTTCGCCGCCTACGCGCGGGACCGCCTGGAGCGACTGGGCCTCGATGCGAACATGACGGACGCCGAGTTGGAGGCCTTCGAGGTGTCTGTTCGCGCCGAGACGCGAGACCTCCTGCTCTGCCATCTGCTGAGGGACCGCTTCGCACGGGCGCTGGAGGTCGTGCTCCTGCTCGATCGCGCGCTCCTCCTGGAGGAGCTGGGCTTCCAGGTCGATTTCCTCCAGCTCTTCGATCCACGCCTGTCTCCGCGCAACCTCGCGCTCATCGCGTCACGGAGCGCTTGA
- a CDS encoding DUF3592 domain-containing protein: MSWVAGGEDFEYHFKEGNELARLRDKEFRRRHMFQLWVLIRPEDGGEPLEIGLSTGKASKFKHGDRVQVLYNPKQPRHVVLPGENLWVGLIILGSIGLVVLGAPFLVGL, translated from the coding sequence GTGAGCTGGGTCGCGGGCGGAGAGGACTTCGAGTACCACTTCAAGGAGGGCAACGAGCTGGCCAGGTTGCGCGACAAGGAGTTCCGTCGCAGGCACATGTTCCAGCTCTGGGTTCTCATCCGCCCGGAGGACGGAGGGGAGCCCCTGGAGATCGGGCTCAGCACGGGCAAGGCCTCCAAGTTCAAGCATGGAGACAGGGTCCAGGTGCTCTACAACCCGAAGCAGCCCCGGCACGTGGTGCTGCCCGGGGAGAACCTGTGGGTGGGCCTGATCATCCTGGGGAGCATCGGGCTCGTGGTCCTCGGTGCCCCCTTTCTTGTCGGTCTGTAG
- a CDS encoding coiled-coil domain-containing protein: MTEMEQWGMRPWDASTWDVNPQWIHALAWVHELSESQGPRKLLYEKERIAAQTERLRGLIQDWKVLFREGQRPKKAQYSKIDKFILELSLALERVAAAMLKGQQRLTDVLAHARRVRKRGDLQAALYLDHGVEADVAYLLQLVKLERDRERQLYEGGSRPRLWAIRGPGGARDDIALAERRSDAPAVWRSMVDVELVNAIEMLEYKLKRIEDVDGFWTGLARECARWAEPRETPQAELRELARQHQARMGALERRKRDILQEWSQANREKVEAKALGVERQKEEARREFEKRRAALEVRIAHADSAPSAPGRRFAEQWLMAKVGKPVDMARFVDAGREQARKERDALAREWTQAQRQHQTRMGALERRKRDILQEWGQPNREKVEAKALGVEKQKEAARRELAALRTRFEERSAEAETRVAYPPLPDLPLAAMRAKLELAGFLLLPLPLPMGGVFPSRDYCVLEGQLSKQARFAALVQHANALVRKYRFLAASEGRLVQRDLGCFCIMFAEEPTKDGRHTIHVPFFGISGGGSHGFRADDYLRKLGVPELTADEQGRKAMGAAGLRLVGRFFALRGFYEARRALGLKLPAKQAMLSSMQFMKGGWVRDALESSIASIQQWNSIQCAEPAAIMAAAQLFYRMADMELSVPFEGSKQLVPSDESGHWGKETCGRCAISEVSFAGVTAPGTRKEVRMCSVVIEPSAHGMDAREARSKEALPRANFDAMLGPELVYNSNVKQRAYDDPKRAAMFHAMEWFHQLGIAQSSHNPFWNGALKVPGAASQRLADPILERVSRYGLEGFFFEPASGTPRAGGSAGAAASAPGFNGGPWRGAVATSTSGASAGSTGAAAIHGSAGAVAGHGSAGAGNGGSKDDPAVWEDFVRTRTLEEVGHLYGFADGAVHANVLLGEALPPGIRAMAQERGFLPSDKAPKRGGSAGSAK; encoded by the coding sequence ATGACCGAAATGGAGCAGTGGGGGATGCGGCCGTGGGACGCGTCCACGTGGGACGTGAACCCTCAGTGGATTCACGCACTGGCGTGGGTACACGAACTGAGCGAGAGCCAGGGGCCACGGAAGTTGCTCTACGAGAAGGAACGGATCGCAGCGCAAACTGAGCGCCTGCGCGGGTTGATCCAGGATTGGAAGGTGCTCTTCCGCGAAGGGCAGCGTCCGAAGAAGGCGCAATACTCGAAGATCGACAAGTTCATCCTGGAGTTGTCCCTGGCCCTCGAAAGGGTCGCCGCCGCGATGTTGAAGGGACAGCAGCGGCTGACCGATGTCCTCGCGCATGCACGGCGGGTCCGGAAGCGCGGCGATCTTCAGGCGGCGCTGTATCTGGACCATGGCGTCGAGGCGGACGTCGCCTACCTTCTCCAACTGGTGAAGCTCGAAAGAGATCGGGAGCGGCAACTGTATGAGGGCGGCTCCCGGCCGCGGCTCTGGGCGATCCGGGGCCCCGGAGGCGCTCGGGATGACATCGCTCTCGCCGAGCGACGCAGCGACGCCCCCGCCGTCTGGCGAAGCATGGTGGACGTGGAGTTGGTCAATGCCATCGAGATGCTCGAGTACAAGCTGAAGCGCATCGAGGACGTGGATGGTTTCTGGACCGGCCTGGCCCGCGAGTGTGCCCGGTGGGCCGAGCCCCGCGAGACGCCGCAGGCGGAGTTGCGGGAACTGGCTCGCCAGCATCAGGCTCGGATGGGAGCCCTGGAGCGGCGAAAGCGAGACATCCTCCAGGAGTGGAGTCAGGCCAACCGTGAAAAGGTGGAGGCCAAGGCGCTGGGCGTGGAGAGGCAGAAGGAGGAGGCGCGCCGCGAGTTCGAGAAGCGTCGCGCCGCGCTCGAGGTGCGAATCGCACACGCGGACTCCGCTCCCAGCGCCCCTGGCCGGCGGTTCGCGGAGCAGTGGCTGATGGCCAAGGTCGGGAAGCCCGTCGACATGGCGCGCTTCGTGGATGCGGGGCGGGAGCAAGCCAGGAAGGAGCGTGATGCACTGGCGCGGGAGTGGACCCAAGCCCAGCGTCAACACCAGACGCGAATGGGAGCCCTGGAGCGGCGAAAGCGAGACATCCTCCAGGAGTGGGGTCAGCCCAACCGTGAAAAGGTAGAGGCCAAGGCGCTGGGCGTGGAGAAGCAGAAGGAGGCTGCGCGCCGCGAACTGGCGGCTCTGCGCACGCGATTCGAGGAGCGAAGCGCGGAGGCCGAGACGCGGGTGGCTTACCCTCCCTTGCCAGACCTTCCTCTCGCGGCGATGAGGGCGAAGCTGGAGCTCGCGGGCTTCCTGCTGCTTCCCTTGCCGCTTCCCATGGGGGGCGTCTTCCCCTCTCGGGATTACTGTGTGCTGGAAGGACAGCTGAGCAAGCAGGCCCGCTTCGCCGCGCTGGTCCAACACGCGAACGCGTTGGTGCGCAAATACCGCTTCCTCGCTGCTTCCGAAGGCCGGCTGGTGCAGAGAGACCTTGGGTGCTTCTGCATCATGTTCGCCGAGGAGCCGACGAAGGATGGCCGGCACACGATCCACGTGCCCTTCTTCGGCATCTCCGGCGGAGGCAGTCATGGGTTCCGCGCGGACGACTACCTGCGGAAGCTGGGCGTGCCGGAGTTGACGGCGGACGAGCAGGGCCGCAAGGCGATGGGGGCGGCGGGGCTGCGGCTGGTGGGGCGCTTCTTCGCGCTGCGCGGGTTCTACGAGGCCCGCAGAGCGCTCGGGTTAAAGCTTCCCGCGAAGCAGGCGATGCTGAGCTCCATGCAGTTCATGAAGGGGGGGTGGGTCCGGGATGCGCTGGAGTCATCCATTGCCTCCATCCAGCAATGGAACTCGATTCAGTGCGCCGAGCCGGCGGCCATCATGGCGGCGGCTCAGCTCTTCTACCGGATGGCGGACATGGAGCTGTCGGTGCCATTCGAGGGCTCGAAGCAGCTGGTCCCGAGCGACGAGTCGGGCCACTGGGGAAAGGAGACCTGTGGGCGGTGCGCCATCTCGGAGGTGAGCTTCGCCGGCGTGACAGCGCCAGGGACGCGCAAGGAGGTCCGGATGTGCTCGGTCGTCATCGAGCCCTCCGCTCACGGCATGGATGCCAGGGAGGCGCGCTCCAAGGAGGCCCTTCCCCGGGCGAACTTCGACGCCATGCTCGGCCCCGAGCTTGTCTACAACAGCAACGTGAAGCAGCGCGCGTATGACGACCCCAAGCGCGCGGCGATGTTCCACGCGATGGAGTGGTTCCACCAGCTGGGCATCGCCCAGTCGAGTCACAACCCGTTCTGGAACGGCGCCCTGAAGGTTCCGGGAGCAGCCTCCCAAAGGCTCGCAGACCCCATCCTGGAGAGGGTCTCGCGGTACGGGCTCGAAGGGTTCTTCTTCGAACCCGCGTCCGGGACGCCGCGCGCTGGCGGAAGCGCAGGGGCAGCCGCCAGCGCTCCTGGCTTCAACGGCGGTCCGTGGCGGGGGGCCGTGGCGACGAGTACCTCCGGCGCGTCGGCGGGAAGCACTGGCGCCGCCGCGATCCATGGGAGTGCTGGCGCCGTCGCGGGCCATGGAAGCGCTGGCGCGGGCAACGGAGGCTCGAAGGATGACCCTGCGGTCTGGGAGGACTTCGTCCGGACTCGCACCCTGGAGGAAGTGGGACACCTGTATGGATTCGCGGACGGTGCGGTGCACGCGAACGTCCTCTTGGGGGAAGCCCTGCCGCCTGGCATCCGGGCCATGGCACAAGAGCGGGGGTTCCTTCCTTCCGACAAGGCCCCCAAGAGGGGGGGCTCCGCCGGAAGCGCGAAGTAA
- a CDS encoding MGMT family protein: protein MAAKKPAGEPLPFSDSVMKQVRSIPRGEVRSYAQVAIYAGRPGAARGVGRELKHLPGQATQVPWWRVVRSDGTLAPPVAHEQAKRLRAEGVTVDERGQVFRVVVKKDGKAL from the coding sequence ATGGCCGCGAAGAAGCCCGCCGGAGAGCCCCTGCCCTTCTCCGACAGCGTGATGAAGCAGGTGCGCTCCATTCCCCGGGGCGAGGTGCGCTCGTACGCGCAGGTGGCCATCTACGCGGGCAGGCCGGGCGCGGCGCGAGGCGTGGGGCGGGAGTTGAAGCACCTGCCGGGGCAGGCCACGCAGGTGCCCTGGTGGCGGGTCGTCCGCTCTGACGGGACGCTGGCGCCCCCGGTGGCCCACGAGCAGGCGAAGCGGCTGCGAGCGGAGGGCGTCACCGTGGACGAACGGGGACAGGTGTTCCGCGTGGTGGTGAAGAAGGACGGCAAGGCCTTATAG